The segment GTGAGCGTCCAGGCGTCAGTGATGGCCCAGCGTAGATCCGTTTCGAGTCCAGATATGTGCGCAGAATCACCGTTATCTGTGAAGAAGCGGAAGCTGCCGCCAAAGCCTGCGGAATCGCGCACTTGTGGAGTATCACGGTCGAGGTAAAACGCCGTCAGAGCAGCTGAGATGTGCCCATCTTCGCTAAAGGCCCGGACACCTACCTCGTAATTCCACAGAGTCTCGGTTTCGTAGGTGAGTGGGTCGTCGGCCTCCAAGAACGGATAGATATTTACGCCTCCTGCCTTATAACCGCGCGTTGTCGAAGCGAAGAGTCGGAGTGTGTCAGAAACTGCGTGCTGGATGGAGATCTTTCCGCCCCATAGCGTGTCTGAAAAGTCTTCGCTGGTGCGGAACTGAGTTTCGGTATCGAGAGAATAGTGTTCGGCGCGCAGACCCAAGGTGATTTCTGTTCGTTCTGAGAGCTGATGGCTGCCCTGTGCGTAGATAGAAACTGTTTGGGCATCGTAGACGGTATCAAAGCTACTTTCCGGTGTGAAGAGGTCGCGATAACTGCCGGTGGTGTCTTCGCTCAGGTCTTGGAAAAAGACTCCGAATGTCCAGCGATCGATCCACCCGAGAGCATCTTCTTGATCGATGGAGTCGAAACGCAGCTCTTGGCTGATGACCGCGCGCTCGCGATCCAATCGGCTGAAACCGCCATATGAGGCGTCCGTCCAATCGGCATCGTAGCTGTAGAGAGAATCGGTGCTCGTTCCACTGGTTATCGTGGTGAGGGCAACATCATTCCAGCCTGTGAATGAGCCGCGCAGGCTACCTCCCCAGGTTTCTTGATCGTCTTCGCCTGGTTCATCGCTGAAAGTGTTACTCCCGTTATTATCGAGTGCAAAAGAGTCGTAGCCGTTGTTGGCGTTTGCATAGAGCAGAGTCGCATCCCATTGCCAGTTGTCGTTGGGACTCCAACCCAATTTCAGGCGTGCTGTTGTTTCTTCGATGCCATTGGTATCGTTTTCACCGAGGGTGAGGTTGTCCCGGAAGCCGTTGGCAGTTTCCTGTTGAATCGCAAGGCGAATGCCGAGGCTTTCGCTGACGTCTCCGCCTGTTGCGACGGAGAATCGTAGTAGGCTATCTTCGGCGATCGTGGTTTCGGCATAGCTATTCCATGCACCACCCGGCGCTGCAGAGCGGAGA is part of the Opitutales bacterium genome and harbors:
- a CDS encoding TonB-dependent receptor translates to MRSYTLPISLLYGALTCTAGSAQDASAPMLETLVVEGDLWKTPISQTAASVTVLDTATLEQATLTHFEDAIAQIPNLTWSGGTARPRYLQIRGIGENSQFEGETPDSTVRFLVDDIDLTGLAGVASFLDMEQIEVLRGPQAGAFGANAAAGLIYLRSAAPGGAWNSYAETTIAEDSLLRFSVATGGDVSESLGIRLAIQQETANGFRDNLTLGENDTNGIEETTARLKLGWSPNDNWQWDATLLYANANNGYDSFALDNNGSNTFSDEPGEDDQETWGGSLRGSFTGWNDVALTTITSGTSTDSLYSYDADWTDASYGGFSRLDRERAVISQELRFDSIDQEDALGWIDRWTFGVFFQDLSEDTTGSYRDLFTPESSFDTVYDAQTVSIYAQGSHQLSERTEITLGLRAEHYSLDTETQFRTSEDFSDTLWGGKISIQHAVSDTLRLFASTTRGYKAGGVNIYPFLEADDPLTYETETLWNYEVGVRAFSEDGHISAALTAFYLDRDTPQVRDSAGFGGSFRFFTDNGDSAHISGLETDLRWAITDAWTLTATAGILDSELDTFTLANGLSAGGRELAATPRYTFSTGLAYASGDESWFGNVIWSGRSDYFQSNSHDAKLSSFTVVNGSIGYAFSSLRVSLWVKNLFDTEYEERVFFFGNDPDIGFEAQRYISAADPRQIGVSARLDW